A part of Gemmatimonas groenlandica genomic DNA contains:
- a CDS encoding ATP-dependent Clp protease ATP-binding subunit, whose product MNGYNFTERVRKVLAMAREEAARLHHEYVGTEHILLGLIREGEGVAAAVLQNLNVDLDDVTQKIEDTVKKGKAAQATGPDLPYTSRAKKVLELAMAEARDLNHSYVGTEHLLLGLLREEKGIAAQVLTDAGVNLEAARTETLRLLGTEMPQGGQAPQAEKAGSVPPSAAPAKGDKKSKTPALDHFCRDLTQLAAEGQLDPTIGRAKEIERVMEVLTRRKKNNPVLIGEPGVGKTAIVEGLAQLIANGDCPDSLRDNRVLSLDMAAVIAGTKYRGQFEERLKAVMNEIAQNKQVILFIDELHTLVGAGAAEGAIDASNMLKPALARGELQCVGASTLNEYRKYIEKDGALERRFQTVVVEPPSIDETVQILQGLRKKYEDHHRVNIPDETLLAAAKLSERYITDRFLPDKAIDVIDEAGARARLAAQVPPAEVAELKEQLEAINADKEAAVRDQNFERAASLRDNERDLQAQIRRKQEDWEQRRQSHRPTLGEEEIAFIVSRWTGIPVTRLQEAETSRLLRMEDELHQSVVGQDEAIKALARSIRRSRAGLKDPRRPIGSFIFSGPTGVGKTELARSLAKFLFADTSALIRVDMSEYMEKFSVSRLIGAPPGYVGYEDSGTLTKAVRRKPYSVVLLDEIEKAHPDVFNILLQVLDEGHLTDNYGRVIDFKNTVVIMTSNVGAKDITRGKSLGFAGNDARGDFERISEKVKEEMGRVFNPEFLNRLDDVIVFHPLGKEHISKIVSILFADVQKRLAEEEITIKLTDAATEFLVDHGHDEHYGARPLKRAIQRYIEDPLSEKILLGEFSKGDEIEVAVSTTEKEKLEFRVLSPTPQA is encoded by the coding sequence ATGAACGGCTACAACTTCACCGAGCGGGTGCGGAAGGTTCTCGCGATGGCACGCGAGGAAGCGGCACGTCTGCATCACGAGTATGTGGGCACCGAGCATATCCTGCTCGGCCTGATCCGCGAGGGTGAGGGCGTTGCGGCGGCGGTGCTGCAAAACCTCAACGTGGATCTCGACGACGTTACCCAGAAAATCGAGGACACCGTCAAGAAGGGGAAAGCGGCTCAGGCCACCGGACCTGATCTGCCGTATACCTCACGCGCCAAGAAGGTGCTCGAGCTCGCGATGGCGGAAGCCCGCGATCTCAATCACAGCTATGTCGGTACCGAACACCTGTTGCTTGGCCTCCTTCGTGAAGAGAAGGGGATCGCCGCGCAGGTGTTGACTGACGCGGGCGTCAATCTCGAAGCGGCGCGCACGGAAACGCTGCGTCTGCTCGGCACGGAAATGCCACAGGGTGGGCAAGCGCCGCAGGCCGAGAAGGCCGGCAGCGTGCCGCCGTCCGCGGCGCCGGCGAAGGGTGACAAGAAGTCGAAGACGCCGGCCCTCGATCATTTCTGCCGCGACCTCACGCAGCTTGCTGCGGAAGGACAGCTCGATCCCACGATCGGACGCGCGAAGGAAATCGAGCGGGTCATGGAAGTGCTGACGCGCCGGAAGAAGAACAACCCGGTGCTGATCGGCGAACCCGGTGTGGGCAAGACGGCCATCGTGGAAGGACTGGCGCAACTCATCGCCAATGGCGATTGCCCGGATTCCCTCCGCGACAACCGTGTGCTGTCGCTCGACATGGCGGCGGTCATCGCGGGCACGAAGTACCGTGGCCAGTTCGAGGAGCGCCTCAAGGCGGTCATGAACGAGATCGCGCAGAACAAGCAGGTCATTCTGTTCATCGACGAGCTGCACACGCTCGTGGGTGCCGGTGCGGCCGAAGGCGCGATCGACGCCAGCAACATGCTGAAGCCGGCGCTCGCGCGCGGCGAACTGCAGTGCGTCGGTGCCTCTACGCTCAACGAGTATCGCAAGTACATCGAGAAGGACGGAGCGCTCGAGCGTCGATTCCAGACGGTCGTGGTCGAGCCGCCCTCGATCGACGAGACCGTGCAGATTCTGCAGGGGCTTCGCAAGAAGTACGAAGACCATCACCGCGTGAACATCCCCGACGAGACGCTGCTCGCCGCGGCCAAGCTGTCGGAGCGCTACATCACCGATCGCTTCCTGCCGGACAAGGCGATCGACGTGATCGACGAGGCGGGCGCGCGGGCTCGACTGGCGGCTCAGGTCCCACCGGCCGAGGTGGCGGAGCTCAAGGAACAGCTGGAAGCGATCAACGCCGACAAGGAAGCGGCGGTGCGCGATCAGAATTTCGAGCGGGCGGCTTCGTTGCGCGACAACGAGCGTGATCTGCAGGCGCAGATCCGTCGCAAGCAGGAGGACTGGGAGCAGCGGCGTCAGTCGCATCGCCCCACGCTGGGTGAGGAGGAGATCGCCTTCATCGTGAGTCGCTGGACGGGCATTCCCGTCACGCGTCTCCAGGAAGCCGAAACGTCCCGTCTGCTCCGGATGGAAGACGAGCTGCACCAGTCGGTGGTCGGTCAGGACGAGGCCATCAAGGCGCTGGCCCGCTCTATCCGCCGCAGCCGCGCCGGTTTGAAGGATCCGCGTCGTCCGATCGGCTCGTTCATCTTCTCGGGGCCCACGGGCGTCGGTAAGACCGAGCTGGCGCGGTCCCTCGCGAAGTTCCTGTTTGCCGATACGTCGGCCCTGATCCGCGTCGACATGAGCGAGTACATGGAAAAGTTCTCCGTGTCGCGGCTCATTGGTGCGCCGCCGGGGTACGTGGGCTACGAAGACTCCGGGACGCTCACGAAGGCCGTGCGTCGCAAGCCGTACTCGGTGGTCCTCCTCGACGAAATCGAGAAGGCGCACCCGGACGTGTTCAACATCCTGCTGCAGGTGCTCGATGAGGGTCACCTCACCGACAATTACGGCCGGGTAATCGACTTCAAGAACACCGTCGTCATCATGACGTCGAACGTGGGCGCGAAGGATATTACGCGGGGCAAGTCGCTGGGCTTTGCCGGCAACGATGCGCGCGGGGATTTCGAGCGCATTTCGGAGAAGGTGAAGGAGGAGATGGGGCGGGTGTTCAACCCCGAATTCCTCAATCGTCTCGACGACGTGATCGTGTTCCACCCGCTCGGGAAGGAGCACATTTCGAAGATCGTGTCGATCCTGTTCGCCGACGTGCAGAAGCGTCTGGCCGAGGAGGAGATCACGATCAAGCTGACCGACGCGGCGACCGAATTCTTGGTCGACCACGGGCACGACGAGCACTACGGCGCTCGTCCGCTCAAGCGGGCGATTCAGCGGTACATCGAGGATCCGCTGTCCGAGAAGATCCTGCTGGGCGAGTTCTCCAAGGGGGATGAGATCGAAGTCGCGGTCTCGACCACGGAGAAGGAGAAACTGGAGTTCCGCGTCCTGTCCCCTACGCCTCAGGCGTAA
- a CDS encoding protein arginine kinase, with translation MTPPRPALDLSLLPDGGVRWLDASGPNSDIVISTRMRLARNVSGYAFTGRARDGERLRMLAQVRDALGAVPSLSGSLLVRLEELATVDRQLLHERHLVSKELAGLDPQHPIRSGAAVFLGESVGLLVNEEDHLRLQSLRSGFAVPQAFESVHRLDQELGSQVPFAFHREFGFLTACPTNAGTGLRASVLIHLPGLVLTKEIGKVLSGLQQMGLTYRGLYGEGSEVVGNFFQLSNQTTLGRSEEELQDLLVRVVRHVIEREEEARRVLVRDAGYIIEDKLWRAYGTLRYARSLTFDEAMNYLSGVRLAVGLKLITGLSVYTLNKLLIFAQSAHLAHLEQRTLTESETNLARAKYVRQVLVSEGGGVE, from the coding sequence ATGACGCCCCCCCGACCGGCTCTCGATCTGTCGCTCCTGCCCGATGGTGGGGTGCGCTGGCTCGACGCGTCCGGCCCGAACTCGGACATCGTGATTTCGACCCGAATGCGGCTGGCGCGCAACGTGTCGGGGTATGCGTTCACCGGTCGCGCCCGTGACGGTGAGCGACTGCGGATGCTGGCTCAGGTTCGCGATGCCCTCGGCGCCGTTCCTTCGCTCAGCGGGAGCTTGCTGGTGCGACTCGAGGAGCTGGCCACGGTCGACCGGCAGTTGCTGCACGAGCGCCATCTGGTCAGCAAGGAGCTGGCCGGACTCGATCCGCAGCATCCGATCCGATCCGGCGCTGCCGTGTTTCTCGGCGAGTCGGTCGGTCTGCTGGTGAATGAGGAGGACCATCTCCGACTGCAGTCCCTTCGGTCGGGATTCGCGGTACCCCAGGCCTTCGAGTCGGTGCACCGGCTGGATCAGGAACTCGGCTCGCAGGTGCCGTTTGCCTTTCACCGGGAGTTCGGCTTCCTGACGGCCTGTCCGACCAACGCCGGAACGGGTCTACGGGCCTCGGTCCTGATTCACCTGCCCGGCCTGGTGCTGACCAAGGAGATCGGGAAGGTGCTGTCCGGGCTGCAGCAGATGGGGCTGACCTATCGCGGATTGTACGGCGAAGGCAGCGAAGTGGTCGGGAATTTCTTTCAGCTGTCGAACCAGACGACACTGGGGCGGTCGGAAGAAGAACTGCAGGACCTTCTGGTCCGCGTCGTACGCCACGTGATCGAACGCGAGGAGGAAGCGCGACGTGTCCTCGTCCGCGACGCGGGCTATATTATCGAGGACAAGTTGTGGCGCGCCTATGGGACGCTGCGGTATGCCCGCAGTCTGACCTTCGACGAGGCCATGAACTACCTGAGTGGAGTACGTCTGGCGGTTGGCCTGAAACTGATCACTGGGCTCAGTGTATACACACTCAACAAGCTCCTGATCTTTGCCCAGTCGGCGCATCTTGCTCATCTCGAGCAACGTACGTTGACGGAAAGCGAGACCAATCTGGCGCGCGCCAAATACGTGCGGCAGGTATTGGTGAGCGAAGGCGGCGGCGTCGAATGA
- a CDS encoding ABC transporter ATP-binding protein has product MSEPLSLDEASIGGVPVGEPLVVHAVGLVKEFLGGDGGVIRILDEVSITVKRGEMVAVVGASGAGKSTLLHVLGALERPSAGRIDLAGHSVGGLDDEAVAKLRNRAVGFVFQFHHLLREFSALENVMMPLRIAGVADRIAQQRAEHLLERVGLTARRHHRPGAMSGGEQQRTAVARALAAEPALLLADEPSGNLDLHNAERLHDLFSELARDLSLGLVVVTHNQSLAARADRALLLEGGRLVVTNGLGTEG; this is encoded by the coding sequence ATGAGTGAGCCGCTGTCGTTGGACGAAGCATCCATCGGTGGCGTGCCGGTCGGCGAACCGCTTGTGGTCCACGCCGTGGGACTCGTCAAGGAGTTCCTCGGCGGAGACGGCGGCGTGATCAGGATCCTCGACGAGGTCTCCATCACCGTCAAGCGGGGCGAGATGGTCGCCGTGGTCGGCGCCAGCGGGGCGGGCAAGAGCACGCTGTTGCACGTCCTCGGCGCGCTCGAGCGGCCGTCGGCGGGTCGTATCGACCTCGCCGGACACAGTGTCGGTGGGCTCGACGACGAGGCCGTTGCCAAGCTCAGGAACCGTGCGGTCGGGTTCGTGTTTCAGTTTCATCATCTCCTCCGCGAGTTCTCGGCGTTGGAGAATGTGATGATGCCGCTGCGGATTGCCGGTGTGGCCGACCGTATTGCGCAGCAGCGGGCCGAGCATCTGCTGGAGCGCGTTGGGCTCACGGCGCGTCGACATCATCGCCCCGGCGCGATGTCGGGCGGCGAGCAGCAGCGCACCGCAGTGGCGCGCGCGCTAGCTGCCGAGCCCGCGCTGCTTCTGGCCGACGAGCCCAGCGGCAATCTGGATCTACATAACGCCGAGCGGCTCCACGACTTGTTTTCGGAGTTGGCTCGTGATCTCTCGTTGGGTCTGGTCGTAGTGACCCACAATCAGTCGCTGGCTGCCCGAGCCGATCGGGCGCTATTGTTGGAAGGAGGACGGTTGGTGGTGACGAACGGTCTCGGGACGGAGGGCTGA
- a CDS encoding UvrB/UvrC motif-containing protein, whose protein sequence is MICDNCKERDAVVNLTRIVDNAVTQLHLCEKCAAEKGVETTVAVAQHPLGDILQAVQQQASTTSEDAAACSFCGATARDFRATGRLGCPHCYDAMEKSLRELLRRLHGSSRHVGQRYDAPVTHVATPKPDSIHDLRDRLQRAVDTEQFELAAELRDRIKVIE, encoded by the coding sequence ATGATCTGCGACAACTGCAAAGAGCGCGACGCCGTCGTGAATCTCACGCGCATCGTGGACAACGCGGTCACGCAGCTCCATCTCTGCGAGAAGTGTGCGGCGGAGAAGGGGGTCGAGACCACCGTCGCGGTGGCCCAGCACCCGCTCGGAGATATTTTGCAGGCCGTGCAGCAGCAGGCGTCCACCACCAGTGAGGACGCCGCCGCGTGTTCGTTCTGCGGGGCCACCGCGCGCGATTTCCGCGCAACCGGTCGTCTGGGCTGCCCGCATTGCTACGACGCCATGGAGAAGAGCCTGCGCGAGCTGCTGCGGCGACTGCATGGTAGCTCCCGGCATGTGGGACAGCGCTACGACGCGCCCGTCACCCACGTCGCGACGCCCAAGCCCGATTCGATCCATGATCTGCGCGATCGTCTGCAGCGCGCGGTTGACACGGAACAGTTCGAACTGGCCGCCGAGTTGCGCGACCGCATCAAGGTGATCGAATGA